The sequence below is a genomic window from Pseudomonadota bacterium.
AGGTTATTGTAATCATGGGCGATGGTGATGCGGTGGCAATTGGGGGGAATCATTTCATACACGCTGCCAGGAGGAATATTGACCTTACTGCAGTAATCCTGAACAACAGTGTCTATGGTATGACAGGTGGGCAATACTCACCCACAACGCCTTATGGAATGAAATCCACAACCACGGTATATTCTAATGTAGAGCAGGCCTTCAAGATATCAGAATTAGCAGTTACTGCCGGTGCAGTGTTTGTTGGAAGAGGGACAGTTTACCATGCAAAGCTTCTGGACAACCTGATGGAAAAGGCATTTTTAAAAGTGGGTTTTTCCGTTGTTGAAGTTATTGCCCATTGCCACACCCAATATGGAAGGCTAAACCGTATGGGTTCAGCAGTGGAGATGATGCAGTGGCAGCGGGATCATGCCGTGACTGTTGAGAAGGCTAACCAGATGAAGGAAGAGGAGCTAAAAGATAAGTTTCGGATAGGTGTATTGGTGGATAGAGAGCTTCCAGTCTATCAGGATGAGTATAATAAGATAAGACAGTGGTCTAAGGGGGTAGATAAAAAGTAGATATGGGTTTTCGTTACGATATTCGCTTGAGTGGTTCAGGGGGGCAGGGATTAATTCTGATGGGGATTATTTTAGCAGAGGCAGCCGGAATTTATGATGGAAAGTTTGTTGCTCAAACTCAGAGTTATGGACCGGAGGCGAGAGGAGGTTCAAGCAAGGCAGAAGTGGTTGTGAGCGATGAGGAGGTTGATTATCCCAAGGCGCTGAAGCTGGATCTTCTTCTTGCCATGAATCAAAAGTCTTGTGACGACTTTTATATGGATCTCAAACCAGAAGGCGTACTGATCGTAGATTCTACCTTTGTTACACAGGTTCCCACATCAAAGGCATACCAGATTCCCTTTACCAGGATTGCCCGGGAGAAGTTTAAAAGGGAAATGGTAGCAAACATCATTGCCCTCGGTGCAATTACAAAGTTAACCTCTATTGTTACGCCAAAGGCTATAGAATCTGCTGTCCTTGCAAGGGTGCCTGTGGGGACAGAGAAATTGAACCGTGATGCGTTAAGGGCCGGCATGACTGCAGCAAAAAGGTTTAAAAAGAATATTGCGCCCCAAACGGTTAGTGATTGGGCAGATGAAGATACATGAGTATCAGGCTAAGGCATTATTTAAAGAATATGGAATCCCAATTCCACATGGTAATTTAGCAAGAACCCCACAAGAAGCTTATCAGGCAGCAACAGATATCGGAACAAGCCCCCTTGTTCTTAAGGCGCAGATCCATGCTGGTGGTAGGGGTAAGGGGGGAGGAATAAAGATAGTTCATAGTCCAGGAGAAGCAGAGGAAATAGCTTCATGGCTCCTGGGGACAAGACTCATTACTCCGCAGACAGGTGAAGAAGGAAAGCCAGTGGAGAGCTTACTGGTGGAAGAATTGCTTGATGTGAAAAGGGAGATATATTTGGGTGTGGTTATTGATAGAGTGAAGGTATGCCCAACGGTGCTTGCAAGTGCAGAGGGCGGTATGGAGATTGAAAAGGTCGCAGCAGAGATACCCGAAAAGGTGTTTACCGAGGTGATAAATCCAGCAGTTGGCTTAAGGCCCTTTCAGGCAAACAGGTTATCCTTTTCTCTGGGGCTTGATGCATCGCTTGCACGAAAGTTCAGCGGGATTATTATAAATCTATATCGCCTTTTTATTGAGAAGGATTGCTCTCTTGCAGAAATAAACCCCATTGTAGTGACAAGGGGAGGGGAAGTAGTAGCCCTTGATGCAAAATTAAATTTTGATGACAACGCCCTTTTTAGACACCAGGAAATATCATCCTTAAGGGATACCTCTCAAGAAAACCCGCTGGAAGTAGAGGCATCAAAATATAACTTGAACTATATCAAATTAAAAGGCAATGTGGGCTGTATGGTTAATGGGGCAGGTCTGGCAATGGCAACGATGGATTTGATAAAACTGGTCGGTGCTGAGCCTGCAAATTTTCTTGATGTTGGAGGAGGGGCTACAGTTGAAATGGTTAAACAGGGCTTAAAAATTCTTCTTTCTGATGCGGATGTTAAGGTAGTTTTTATAAACATATTTGGCGGTATTTTGCGTTGTGATACCCTGGCGAAAGGGGTGGTTGAGGCTGCGGAGGAATTAAGAATTAATCTTCCTATGGTTATCAGACTGGAGGGGACAAATGTAGAAATAGGGCGTAAAATTCTTGCAGAATCAAACCTCTCCTTTACCGTGACCCAGGAGATGAAAGATGCGGCTGAGAAAGTAGTAACCGCACTTGCAACCTTACAATGAACGGATTGAAAATTGATTAATAACCAATCACCAATAATCAAGCTCCAAATAATTACCAATAACCAATCACCAAAAGTTTGGTTATTGACAATTGTGTATTGGATATTGTCTGGTTATTGAAATTTGATTATTGGTTATTCATTACAGAGGAATGTTTGAGCATTATCGTTGATGAACATACAAAAGTTGTGGTACAGGGTATTACAGGTAATGAAGGGGTTTTCCATACAAGACAGATGGCAGAGTATGGAACAAAGGTGGTGGCAGGGGTTACGCCAGGACGAGGGGGCCAGACATTTGATGGAATCCCTGTTTTTAACACTGTAAAAGATGCTATAAAGGTTACAGGGGCGAATGCATCAGCAATCTTTGTCCCCCCTCCTTTTGCTGCAGATGCTATAATGGAAGCGGTTGAAGCAGGGGTTGAAATTGTTGTATGTCTCACTGAAGGAATCCCCACCCTGGATATGATTGCTGTGAAACAGTATATGAAAGGAAAAAATATACAATTGATAGGTCCCAATACCCCGGGTGTTATCTCGCCGGGAAAATGCAAGATCGGGGTTATGGCTGGTTACATTCACATGCCAGGAAGGATGGGCATCACCTCGAGAAGTGGAACCCTCACATATGAAGTGGTAGCCCAGCTTACCAGAATGGGAATAGGTCAATCAACCTGTATAGGCATAGGAGGAGACCCGATTGTTGGTCTTTCTTTTGTAGATGTGCTTCAACTATTTGAGAATGATAAAGAAACAGAGGCAGTGGTAATAATTGGTGAGATTGGTGGCAGGGCAGAGGAGGAAGCAGCGGAGTATTTTAGTAAGTATATAACCAAACCTGTAGTTGCGTTTATTGCAGGTATTACAGCCCCGCCCGGAAGACGTATGGGTCATGCAGGTGCTATCGTATCCGGTGGGGTAGGAGATGCCAGGTCAAAGATCAAAACACTGGAAGAAGCAGGCATTACAGTGGTTAAAAATCCCGCGGAGATAGGAGAAACGTTAGCAGACGTGCTACGCACGATACATGATACATAATACACTATGCAGGATAGACAAGGGACGAAGGACGAGGGGTGCATTTTTCGACCGTCATAGTGATATAAGCTAATGGCGGGGGCGGTCATCTGTTGTCCAGGCGTAGAGGTTGTCCATCAGAGGGCTAATAATGAAGGTTATTGATTTTCATTTACATGTGGGTACAAAGGAACACTGGACGCCCTGGGTAATAGATTACTTCAGGCAGAACAATCCTTCTTACTATGAAAATTTTTCAGAAAATATTACGCCAGAGGGTGTTGCATCTTACCTTAAGACACAGGATGTGGATAGAGCAGTGGTGCTTTCAGAATATGCGCCAAAAGCCACAGGCGTTGTGACGAATGAATTTACATCCGAATTCTGCCGGAACCATAAGGAATTAATTCCTTTCGGGTCTATATGCCTGTATAATGGGATTGCCCTTGAGGAACAGGCTGAAAATGCGGTTAAAAATCTGGGGATAATGGGTTTCAAGATGCTTCCCACCTATGCCCATTTTTATCCAAACGATGAGAAACTTTTTTCCTTTTATGAAACGGTTCAGCATTTAAAGGTTCCATTAATATTTCATACTGGGACATCAATATTTAAAGGTTCGTTGGTTAAATATGGTGACCCGCTTTTCCTGGACGAAGTGGCTCAGGAATTCCCTCATATCAAGATTATTCTTGAACATGGAGGCCGTCCTTTCTGGTATGAGAAGGCATACTGGCTTGTAACACGTCATAAGAATATTTACATAGGGATAACCGGGATTCCTGCTAAACATCTTCTAAGGATTTTTCCAAACCTTGAGAAGTGTCAGGATAGGTTTATATTTGGAAGCGATTGGCCGGGTGTGCCTGATATTAAACCACTAATTGAAAGGGTATATGGCCTTCCCCTCAATAATGAGATTAAAGAAAGAATATTAGCAAAGAACGCCTTAGATGTACTTGGACTTTCTTGAACTTTACTATTGATACCTTGGTTTCTATAAAATAAAATATGTGTTATAATTAGTTTGTTTAGGATTAGAAAGAGAAAGTATTTAAGGGGAAGGTCAAATGGGTTTTGTAAGAGAAGCTGCTGTTAGTGGAACATTTTATCCAGATAACCCCAAAACCCTCCAGAGAGATGTTGAGAGCTACCTGAATAATGTTTTCCCTGATACGCTAAGAGGGGATGTCATCGGGGTTATTTCTCCCCATGCAGGCTATATGTATTCAGGGCAGGTTGCTGCTTATGGTTATAAGGCTATAATGAATAGGACATACGATACGGTTATCATAATAGCACCGAGTCACAGGATGTATTTTGATAGTGTGGCAATATTGGAGCAAGGAAGTTACAGAACGTCCCTTGGAATGGTGGATGTAGATGAAGAGATTGCGGTTGAGATTTTTAAAAAGGATAGGTTGGTAAGTCCCAATGTAGAAGCCCATAGAGGAGAACATTCACTTGAAGTTCAGCTACCTTTTTTACAGACTGTGTTGAAAAAGTTCAAAATTATCCCTTTGATCATGGGAAATCAGGCTTTTGATATATGTGAGAAATTATCAATATGTATATATGATGTTATAAAGGACAAGAATAAAAAGTTTTTAGTTGTTGGGAGTACTGACCTTTCCCATTATAATCCTTATTTTAATGCAGTGGAGCTCGATACTGTGATTGTGAAACATCTTGAAGATTTTGATACACCTGGTATGATAAAAGATTTAGAAAGTAATAAGTGCGAGGCCTGTGGAGCAGGTCCTATGGTCACAACCATGATGTTGTCAAAAAGGCTTGGCGCCACAAATGGTAAGGTTCTGAAATATGCAAATTCTGGGGACGTATCCGGGGATAAGAGCAGCGTAGTTGGTTATGTATCAAGTGTGTTTTATAAAAAACATGAACAATGAAGGAGCAGGTTTAACATGAGTCTTTCTGATGAGGAAAAAAGTCAGCTGAAACAAATGGCAAGGGATACAATTGAAGGTGTTCTTTTTGGCAAAAAGGATATATCTTATACAATACCAGAAGCATTGAAGGTGAAGGCAGGTGCTTTTGTTACACTTAAGAAAAAAGGCGAATTAAGGGGTTGTATAGGATATATAAGAGGTATTTTACCTCTTTATGAAACCGTGAAAGAAGTAGCCTTGCAGGCAGCCTTCCATGACCCGAGATTTGATTCGGTTGACATGGGTGAGTGGAACAAGATTGATTTAGAAATATCTGTGTTAACACCTATGAAGAAAATAAAAGATATAGAGGAAATAGAGGTAGGAGTACATGGTCTTTTTATTGAAAAAGGCTTGCATTCAGGTCTTTTGCTTCCTCAGGTTGCAACAGAAAATAAGTGGGATAAAATTACCTTTCTTGAGTATACATGTTACAAAGCAGGGCTTCCAAAGGATGCTTGGCAGTCTGAGGATACAGATATTTATATTTTCTCTGCAGAGGTATTTTAAAAGAACTTTTAAGGAGCAAAAGGATGATTAATAAGAACATGTCAATTGAAGAGGTTGTGAAAAGATACCCAGAAACCATCCCCATATTTGAAAGATATGGACTGGGTTGTGTTGGGTGTCAGGCTGCTCTTTTTGAGAATATTGAACAGGGTGCTGAAATTCATGGTATAGATCTCGAAGCTTTGATAAATGATCTCAATGGGGTAGCAAAAAAGGGTTGATGTCAAAAAAATCAGCTACCAGTCCCGCCTCCGGCGGGATCAGCGATCAGCCATTAAACTGGCAAGTCTTCAAGATAGCAAGCTAAAGTGCTGATTGCTGATAGCTATTGGCTGAATTTTTATGGGTAAAATATATACAGTAATTTTGGCTGCAGGCATCTCCAGCAGGCTTGGTTTCAACAAACTTACCTTAAAAATAGATGGACAGACAGTAATCCGGAGATCCATAGTCCCCTTTTTAACGGGGGGTATCGACAGGGTCTTTGTAGTCACAGGTCCTGAAGAGGATAGTATTAAGAAGGAACTTGAGGGGTTTACTCTAAAATTTATTGAGAACCCATACTATATGGAAGGCATGTCTACGTCAATAAAGGCGGCATTACCTTTTATTAGTGATGCGGATGGGGTATTTTTTCATCTTGGGGATAAACCGTTTGTTAAGCAAGAGACAATAAACCTTATGTTGGGTTTATATCAGAATGGTAATGTCAACATGGCTGTCCCAGTATATAAGAATGTAAAAGGGCATCCAGTGCTTATGTGTGTAAACCCATACATTGAAGAAATGAGGTTGCTTAAAGGTGATAAGGGCCTGAGGGAAATCATAGAAAAACATTTAAAGGATGTGTTATTTGTTGAAGGCGATGAGGGAAACGTATTCGATATTGATAATATTGAAGATGTAAATATTCTAAAAGAGAGAGGGTACAAAATTGAAGAAGGTTAAGATAGAAGAAGCTCTTGGAATGATACTTGCCCATGACATTACTGAAATCATACCCGGGGAGAAAAAGGATGTGGCATTCAGGAGGAGGGAAATCATAAAAAAAGAGGATATTGATAAACTTTTAGACCTTGGAAAAAGATATGTATATGTATTTGAGGGTGAGGTAAGGGGTGTCCATGAGGATGAGGCAAGCTTAAGAATTGCCAGGTCTATAATGGATAATAATATGGAGACTATCCCACCGAAAGAAGGCAAGGTGGGTATAAAGAGTAAGGTTAAAGGCCTTTTTTATGTGAGTGACAGGTATCTTTATGAAATAAACAGGATTAAGGATGTGCTTTTAAGCACTGTTCCCAATAGACATCCCGTGAAAGAAGGAGACATAGTTGCTGCAACAAGGATTATCCCCATCTACATAAAAGAAAGGGAATTAAAAAAGGTTGAAAGGGTAGGGGAAAAGGGTGTTATAAAAATAAGTCCATTTAAGTCCCTCAGGGTAGGTCTGGTAATCACCGGGAACGAGGTGTATACCGGCAGGGTAAAGGATGGTTCTTATGTTGTAGAGGAGAAACTGAAAGATTATGGGCTTGAGGTAATAGATAAAATGATAACCCCTGATGACATTTCTGCAATTAGGGATGCTATTTTTAAGCTTTTCAATAAGGATGCTGAAGTTGTCATAACGACTGCAGGGCTTTCTGTAGACCCGGATGATGTGACAAAAGAAGGGATAGAATCGACAGGGGCTAAGGTATTGTTCTATGGGACACCCGTTTTCCCCGGTGCCATGTTTCTTGTTGCACGCTTGAAAGGGAAATACATTTTGGGTGCACCTGCTTGTGTATATTACAACAGGTATACAGTGTTGGATATAATACTTACAAGAATTATGGCTGGAGAGAAAATACACAAGAATGACATGGTGAAGCTATCGTATGGTGGCTTGTGTTTGAATTGTGATGTGTGCCATTACCCTACGTGTTTTTTTGGAAAAGGACCATGATGGGAAGAAAAATTTCAAATTTCAAATTTCAAATTTCAAATTTAAAAATTGTCGTCAAGGGGGCGGGTGAGATGGCAACCGGTATCGCTCACAGGCTTTTTATGGCAAATATCCGTAATATTTTGATGACAGAGATACTAGAACCGCTAAGCGTGAGAAGAACTGTTGCATTTTCTGAAGCTGTATATAAGGGAGAAATGGATGTGGAAGGTGTTGAGGCAGAGCATACTGAGAGTTTTGATAATATTTTTGAGGTTTGGAAAAGAAATAAAATAGCTATAATGGTGGACCCTAAATGGAAGATTATTAAAGAATTAAAACCTGATGTTGTAATTGATGCTATCATGGCGAAGAGGAATACAGGGACGAAGAAAAGTGAGGCATCTCTTGTAATTGGTGTAGGACCTGGTTTTATAGCCCCTTCAGATGTTCACGTTGTTGTGGAAAGCAACAGAGGGCATAACCTTGGCAGGGTTATATACAATGGTTCTGCAGAACCTCATACAGGGATACCAGCACCTACTGAGGGGATTACCCATGAGCGGGTTCTCAGGTCACCACATGCCGGAAAGATAAAACACGTGAAAAAAATTGGAGATGAAGTTAAAAAAGGCGATGTTGTACTCTATATAAATGGGACACCTGTTCCCGCATCTATTAATGGTTTACTCAGAGGTCTTATTCGTGAGATAAATGTTGGAATAAATGAGAAAATAGGGGATATAGACCCGAGGGGAAAGAAGGAGTATTGCTTTACTATCACAGAGAAGGCAAGGGCTATCGGTGGGGGTGTACTTGAGGCAATTATGCACTTTGAGAACCAGTAGGTAGTAAACAGTAGGCAGTAAACAGTAAGCAGAAGGCAAGAGCTGCTTACTGCATACTCCTTAGTGCTTACTAAAATATGAACAGGGAGTTGTTGATGGACTTATACGGGATCATTGAACAATACATCAAAAACGGACAGAAAGGAATACTCGCGTCTATTATATACAGGGCTGGCTCTGCCCCGAGAGATGTGGGGGCAAAGATGTTTGTGGGTGAAGATGGAAAGGCTTTTGGGACCGTTGGTGGTGGCAGGCTTGAAGCTGATGCATACAAGGAAGCACTGGGCATGATGAAAAAGACAGAGACGAAGATACTGCATATCAGGATGGATGCCAGGACGATAGAAGAGGAAGGGATGCTTTGCGGAGGAAATGTAGATATACTTTTGGAACCAATACTCAAAAGGTATAGCGAGGTATACGAGGGAATTAGGTTACTTGAGAAAAAAGGGAAAAGGGGCATTGTTGTCACAAGGTTCGGACAGAATATCTTTTCCAAGACTCTTATTAGACAGGATTTAGAAATTATTGGCGATCCGCTGGACAGAGAAACCGTTGAGAGACTGAAAGATTATTTATATGAAAAGAAGCCTGTGGTCGTTGATGGGGAAGTGGTTGAAGCGATACAGGTATCTTCTCCATTATATATATTTGGAGCAGGACATGTGTCGCAGTTCCTTTCAAAGATAGCAAAAATAGTAGATTTTCATGTTACAGTGATTGACGACAGGGAAGAATTTGCAAATCGGGAGAGATTTCCCGAGGCCGATGAAGTGATCGTTGAAGATTTTACAAAAGTATTCAACCGTCTGGATTTCACAGGGGATGAGTATATAGCGATACTTACCAGGGGTCATAGATACGATGCAGAGGTGCTTGAGGAGTCCCTTAGAAAACCAGTAAAATATATAGGAATGATTGGGAGCAAAAGAAAGGTAAAGATGGTTTACGGCCATCTCAGGGAATGCGGTTTTGATGAAAAGACCTTAGATGGCGTACATGCACCTATTGGCATTCACATTAATGCTGAAACACCACAGGAGATAGCCATTAGTATAGTTGCAGAACTTATAAAAGTAAGAGGAGAGCAACAGGATGTTGGTTGACGAAATATTCCCTGATGAAAACACGGAAATAATAGAGCCTGATATAGAGAAAAGCCTGCCAACCCCTTTTGACCCTCTGAAGAAGTATCTCTCCGAGGTATCGAAATACCCGATTCTTTCAAGGAATGAGGAGTTGAGGCTTGCCATGAAGGTATACAAGCACAAAGACAGGGAAGCGGCACAAAAACTTGTTATTTCGAATCTCAGGCTTGTTGTAAAGATATCCCTTGAATATTATAGTACATACCTCAATATCCTTGACCTTATCCAGGAAGGAAATGTGGGATTACTTCATGCGGTGAAAAAATACAACCCCTATAAGGGTACGAAATTTTCAACCTATGCCTCCTTCTGGATAAGGGCTTATATATTA
It includes:
- a CDS encoding 2-oxoacid:ferredoxin oxidoreductase subunit beta; this encodes MAEITKLIHKYLRHDKKFPHVWCPGCGIGIMLGALIRAIDRTGYTKDEIVMVSGIGCTGRLPVYVDFNTLHTTHGRALTFATGIKLAKPSLKVIVIMGDGDAVAIGGNHFIHAARRNIDLTAVILNNSVYGMTGGQYSPTTPYGMKSTTTVYSNVEQAFKISELAVTAGAVFVGRGTVYHAKLLDNLMEKAFLKVGFSVVEVIAHCHTQYGRLNRMGSAVEMMQWQRDHAVTVEKANQMKEEELKDKFRIGVLVDRELPVYQDEYNKIRQWSKGVDKK
- a CDS encoding 2-oxoacid:acceptor oxidoreductase family protein; this encodes MGFRYDIRLSGSGGQGLILMGIILAEAAGIYDGKFVAQTQSYGPEARGGSSKAEVVVSDEEVDYPKALKLDLLLAMNQKSCDDFYMDLKPEGVLIVDSTFVTQVPTSKAYQIPFTRIAREKFKREMVANIIALGAITKLTSIVTPKAIESAVLARVPVGTEKLNRDALRAGMTAAKRFKKNIAPQTVSDWADEDT
- the sucC gene encoding ADP-forming succinate--CoA ligase subunit beta → MKIHEYQAKALFKEYGIPIPHGNLARTPQEAYQAATDIGTSPLVLKAQIHAGGRGKGGGIKIVHSPGEAEEIASWLLGTRLITPQTGEEGKPVESLLVEELLDVKREIYLGVVIDRVKVCPTVLASAEGGMEIEKVAAEIPEKVFTEVINPAVGLRPFQANRLSFSLGLDASLARKFSGIIINLYRLFIEKDCSLAEINPIVVTRGGEVVALDAKLNFDDNALFRHQEISSLRDTSQENPLEVEASKYNLNYIKLKGNVGCMVNGAGLAMATMDLIKLVGAEPANFLDVGGGATVEMVKQGLKILLSDADVKVVFINIFGGILRCDTLAKGVVEAAEELRINLPMVIRLEGTNVEIGRKILAESNLSFTVTQEMKDAAEKVVTALATLQ
- the sucD gene encoding succinate--CoA ligase subunit alpha, producing MSIIVDEHTKVVVQGITGNEGVFHTRQMAEYGTKVVAGVTPGRGGQTFDGIPVFNTVKDAIKVTGANASAIFVPPPFAADAIMEAVEAGVEIVVCLTEGIPTLDMIAVKQYMKGKNIQLIGPNTPGVISPGKCKIGVMAGYIHMPGRMGITSRSGTLTYEVVAQLTRMGIGQSTCIGIGGDPIVGLSFVDVLQLFENDKETEAVVIIGEIGGRAEEEAAEYFSKYITKPVVAFIAGITAPPGRRMGHAGAIVSGGVGDARSKIKTLEEAGITVVKNPAEIGETLADVLRTIHDT
- a CDS encoding amidohydrolase family protein — translated: MKVIDFHLHVGTKEHWTPWVIDYFRQNNPSYYENFSENITPEGVASYLKTQDVDRAVVLSEYAPKATGVVTNEFTSEFCRNHKELIPFGSICLYNGIALEEQAENAVKNLGIMGFKMLPTYAHFYPNDEKLFSFYETVQHLKVPLIFHTGTSIFKGSLVKYGDPLFLDEVAQEFPHIKIILEHGGRPFWYEKAYWLVTRHKNIYIGITGIPAKHLLRIFPNLEKCQDRFIFGSDWPGVPDIKPLIERVYGLPLNNEIKERILAKNALDVLGLS
- the amrB gene encoding AmmeMemoRadiSam system protein B, encoding MGFVREAAVSGTFYPDNPKTLQRDVESYLNNVFPDTLRGDVIGVISPHAGYMYSGQVAAYGYKAIMNRTYDTVIIIAPSHRMYFDSVAILEQGSYRTSLGMVDVDEEIAVEIFKKDRLVSPNVEAHRGEHSLEVQLPFLQTVLKKFKIIPLIMGNQAFDICEKLSICIYDVIKDKNKKFLVVGSTDLSHYNPYFNAVELDTVIVKHLEDFDTPGMIKDLESNKCEACGAGPMVTTMMLSKRLGATNGKVLKYANSGDVSGDKSSVVGYVSSVFYKKHEQ
- the amrA gene encoding AmmeMemoRadiSam system protein A; translated protein: MSLSDEEKSQLKQMARDTIEGVLFGKKDISYTIPEALKVKAGAFVTLKKKGELRGCIGYIRGILPLYETVKEVALQAAFHDPRFDSVDMGEWNKIDLEISVLTPMKKIKDIEEIEVGVHGLFIEKGLHSGLLLPQVATENKWDKITFLEYTCYKAGLPKDAWQSEDTDIYIFSAEVF
- a CDS encoding DUF1858 domain-containing protein, with translation MINKNMSIEEVVKRYPETIPIFERYGLGCVGCQAALFENIEQGAEIHGIDLEALINDLNGVAKKG
- a CDS encoding nucleotidyltransferase family protein — translated: MGKIYTVILAAGISSRLGFNKLTLKIDGQTVIRRSIVPFLTGGIDRVFVVTGPEEDSIKKELEGFTLKFIENPYYMEGMSTSIKAALPFISDADGVFFHLGDKPFVKQETINLMLGLYQNGNVNMAVPVYKNVKGHPVLMCVNPYIEEMRLLKGDKGLREIIEKHLKDVLFVEGDEGNVFDIDNIEDVNILKERGYKIEEG
- a CDS encoding molybdopterin-binding protein, yielding MKKVKIEEALGMILAHDITEIIPGEKKDVAFRRREIIKKEDIDKLLDLGKRYVYVFEGEVRGVHEDEASLRIARSIMDNNMETIPPKEGKVGIKSKVKGLFYVSDRYLYEINRIKDVLLSTVPNRHPVKEGDIVAATRIIPIYIKERELKKVERVGEKGVIKISPFKSLRVGLVITGNEVYTGRVKDGSYVVEEKLKDYGLEVIDKMITPDDISAIRDAIFKLFNKDAEVVITTAGLSVDPDDVTKEGIESTGAKVLFYGTPVFPGAMFLVARLKGKYILGAPACVYYNRYTVLDIILTRIMAGEKIHKNDMVKLSYGGLCLNCDVCHYPTCFFGKGP
- the yqeB gene encoding selenium-dependent molybdenum cofactor biosynthesis protein YqeB yields the protein MGRKISNFKFQISNLKIVVKGAGEMATGIAHRLFMANIRNILMTEILEPLSVRRTVAFSEAVYKGEMDVEGVEAEHTESFDNIFEVWKRNKIAIMVDPKWKIIKELKPDVVIDAIMAKRNTGTKKSEASLVIGVGPGFIAPSDVHVVVESNRGHNLGRVIYNGSAEPHTGIPAPTEGITHERVLRSPHAGKIKHVKKIGDEVKKGDVVLYINGTPVPASINGLLRGLIREINVGINEKIGDIDPRGKKEYCFTITEKARAIGGGVLEAIMHFENQ
- a CDS encoding XdhC/CoxI family protein, yielding MDLYGIIEQYIKNGQKGILASIIYRAGSAPRDVGAKMFVGEDGKAFGTVGGGRLEADAYKEALGMMKKTETKILHIRMDARTIEEEGMLCGGNVDILLEPILKRYSEVYEGIRLLEKKGKRGIVVTRFGQNIFSKTLIRQDLEIIGDPLDRETVERLKDYLYEKKPVVVDGEVVEAIQVSSPLYIFGAGHVSQFLSKIAKIVDFHVTVIDDREEFANRERFPEADEVIVEDFTKVFNRLDFTGDEYIAILTRGHRYDAEVLEESLRKPVKYIGMIGSKRKVKMVYGHLRECGFDEKTLDGVHAPIGIHINAETPQEIAISIVAELIKVRGEQQDVG